Proteins from one Mucilaginibacter jinjuensis genomic window:
- a CDS encoding adenine phosphoribosyltransferase translates to MIDQQIKAVIRDIRDFPKPGIIFKDITPILKEPPLCNDIVDAFIEQLGDTRVDVVAGVESRGFLFGLTLANKLSVPFVPVRKAGKLPYTIKQKVYELEYGTATIEVHTDAFEPGQRILIHDDLLATGGTVCAASDLIQEMGGIIAGFSFVVGLNFLNGKERITPISDNIIVLAEY, encoded by the coding sequence ATGATCGATCAACAAATAAAAGCAGTTATACGGGATATTCGAGATTTTCCGAAACCTGGAATAATATTTAAGGATATCACACCGATACTTAAAGAACCTCCGCTTTGTAATGATATTGTTGATGCTTTTATCGAGCAATTAGGCGATACCCGCGTTGATGTAGTGGCAGGGGTAGAGAGCAGGGGCTTTTTATTTGGCTTAACCCTGGCCAACAAACTTAGCGTCCCTTTTGTGCCGGTACGTAAGGCTGGTAAACTACCTTATACTATTAAGCAAAAGGTTTATGAGCTGGAATATGGCACAGCTACCATCGAAGTGCACACCGATGCATTTGAGCCCGGCCAACGTATCTTAATCCATGATGATCTGTTAGCCACAGGCGGCACCGTTTGTGCAGCCAGCGACCTGATACAGGAAATGGGCGGAATAATAGCGGGTTTCTCGTTTGTGGTAGGTTTAAACTTCCTGAACGGTAAAGAGCGCATTACGCCAATAAGTGATAACATTATTGTACTGGCCGAGTATTAA
- the hpf gene encoding ribosome hibernation-promoting factor, HPF/YfiA family, with amino-acid sequence MKISVQSIHFNADKKLLDFIQKKVNKLDQFYDKIISGEVYLKLENVEDESNKITEIKCLIPGSQLFVKEKCKSFEEATDLAVESLRKQIERHKQKKAAAAETAAKVVLSEAELEDEF; translated from the coding sequence ATGAAAATTTCAGTTCAATCAATTCATTTCAATGCCGACAAAAAATTGTTAGACTTCATACAGAAGAAAGTAAATAAACTGGATCAGTTTTATGATAAAATAATTAGTGGGGAAGTGTACCTGAAACTAGAGAACGTAGAAGACGAATCGAACAAAATAACGGAGATCAAATGCCTGATACCTGGTAGCCAGTTGTTTGTAAAAGAAAAGTGCAAAAGTTTTGAGGAAGCTACTGATTTGGCAGTTGAAAGTTTACGCAAGCAGATTGAACGCCATAAGCAGAAAAAAGCCGCTGCAGCAGAGACAGCCGCGAAAGTGGTACTTAGCGAAGCCGAGTTAGAAGACGAATTTTAG
- a CDS encoding tyrosine-type recombinase/integrase, whose translation MFLERFIQYIQHEKRYSAHTVIAYKNDLEQFIAFLNQDTDQIPELHEITHHHIRQWVVSLMDDERSARSVNRKIATLRKYFKFLVQEKLIEANPASRVQAPKIAKQLPVVVEDEKLSKMLDGEDIFTPDFKGMRDKLVIELLFGTGIRLAELLGITETDYNAYEGTVKVLGKRNKERIVPVNTQLKLLIADYLVLKKSENFNNKSLTLIVTNKGADAYPKLIYLIVHKYLSGISTQDKRSPHVLRHTFATTLLNKGADLNAIKELLGHASLSATQVYTHNSVERLKSIYKLAHPKA comes from the coding sequence ATGTTTTTAGAGCGGTTCATTCAATACATACAGCACGAGAAGCGCTACTCTGCGCACACTGTAATCGCTTACAAAAACGACCTGGAGCAGTTTATTGCTTTCTTAAACCAGGATACCGATCAAATACCCGAACTTCATGAAATAACGCATCACCACATCCGCCAATGGGTTGTGAGCCTGATGGATGACGAGCGCAGCGCGCGTAGTGTTAACCGCAAGATTGCCACGCTACGTAAATACTTTAAATTCCTGGTTCAGGAAAAACTCATCGAGGCCAACCCGGCTTCGCGGGTACAAGCACCTAAAATTGCCAAACAACTGCCGGTAGTGGTAGAAGACGAGAAACTCTCCAAAATGCTGGATGGCGAAGACATCTTTACGCCCGATTTTAAAGGCATGCGCGATAAATTGGTTATCGAGCTGTTGTTCGGCACAGGCATACGTTTGGCCGAGCTGCTGGGCATTACAGAAACCGACTATAATGCTTACGAAGGCACGGTTAAGGTTTTAGGCAAACGCAATAAAGAGCGTATAGTACCTGTAAACACCCAATTGAAGCTATTGATAGCCGATTACCTGGTGTTAAAAAAAAGTGAAAATTTTAATAACAAATCGTTAACGCTAATCGTTACAAATAAGGGAGCCGATGCTTATCCGAAACTAATATATTTAATAGTGCATAAATATTTGTCAGGCATATCAACACAGGATAAAAGAAGCCCCCACGTGCTAAGGCATACCTTTGCAACCACATTGCTTAATAAGGGGGCCGATTTAAACGCTATTAAAGAATTATTAGGGCATGCAAGCCTCAGTGCAACCCAAGTTTACACCCACAACTCAGTGGAACGTTTAAAATCTATTTATAAACTGGCCCATCCAAAGGCCTAA
- the tuf gene encoding elongation factor Tu, translating into MAKEKFDRSKPHLNIGTIGHVDHGKTTLTAAITKVLADKGFSEARSFDSIDSAPEEKERGITINTAHVEYSTANRHYAHVDCPGHADYVKNMVTGAAQMDGAIIVVAATDGPMPQTREHILLSRQVGVPSLVVFMNKVDMVDDPELLELVEMEIRELLSFYDFPGDDIPVIQGSALGGLNAEPKWVEKIMELMDAVDSYIPIPPRLTDLPFLMPVEDVFSITGRGTVATGRIERGVINSGDAVDILGMGAENLKSTVTGVEMFRKILDRGEAGDNVGLLLRGIDKETIRRGMVICKPGSVTPHTDFKAEVYVLSKAEGGRHTPFFNRYRPQFYFRTTDVTGEITLAEGVEMVMPGDNVTITVSLINAIAMEKGLRFAIREGGRTVGAGQVTEILK; encoded by the coding sequence ATGGCAAAAGAAAAGTTTGACCGCAGCAAGCCGCACTTAAACATCGGTACAATCGGTCACGTTGACCACGGTAAAACAACCCTTACCGCAGCTATCACTAAAGTTTTGGCTGACAAAGGTTTTTCAGAAGCTCGTTCATTCGATTCAATCGACTCTGCTCCTGAAGAAAAAGAGCGTGGTATTACTATCAATACTGCTCACGTTGAGTACTCTACTGCTAACCGTCACTACGCACACGTTGACTGTCCAGGTCACGCGGATTACGTGAAAAACATGGTTACTGGTGCTGCTCAAATGGACGGTGCAATTATCGTTGTTGCAGCTACTGATGGTCCAATGCCTCAAACTCGTGAACACATCCTGTTGTCTCGCCAAGTTGGTGTGCCTTCATTAGTTGTGTTTATGAACAAAGTTGACATGGTTGATGATCCAGAACTATTAGAATTAGTAGAAATGGAAATCCGTGAGTTATTATCATTCTACGATTTCCCTGGTGATGATATTCCTGTTATTCAAGGTTCAGCTCTTGGTGGCTTAAACGCAGAACCAAAATGGGTTGAAAAAATTATGGAGTTAATGGATGCTGTAGATAGCTACATCCCAATCCCTCCACGTTTAACTGACCTTCCTTTCTTGATGCCAGTTGAGGACGTATTCTCAATCACTGGTCGTGGTACTGTAGCAACAGGCCGTATCGAGCGTGGTGTTATCAACTCTGGTGACGCTGTGGATATCTTAGGTATGGGTGCAGAAAACTTAAAATCAACTGTAACCGGTGTTGAAATGTTCCGCAAGATCCTTGACAGAGGTGAAGCAGGTGACAACGTAGGTTTATTGTTACGTGGTATTGATAAAGAAACTATCCGTCGTGGTATGGTTATTTGCAAACCAGGTTCAGTAACTCCTCACACAGATTTCAAAGCCGAAGTTTACGTATTATCAAAAGCTGAAGGTGGCCGTCACACTCCATTCTTCAACAGATACCGCCCACAATTCTATTTCCGTACTACAGACGTTACAGGTGAAATCACCTTAGCTGAAGGTGTAGAAATGGTTATGCCAGGTGATAACGTTACGATCACTGTTTCTTTGATCAACGCAATCGCAATGGAAAAAGGTCTACGTTTCGCTATCCGTGAGGGTGGTCGTACAGTAGGTGCTGGTCAGGTAACTGAAATTTTGAAATAA
- the nusG gene encoding transcription termination/antitermination protein NusG encodes MSENLKWYVVRAISGKEKKVKQYLDAEINRLGLSHLVPQVLIPTEKYYQMRDGKKIAKERNFFPGYVLMEAALDGELEHIIKNINSVIGFLGDKAGNAIPLRQAEVNRILGKVDEMTSQGETMNVPYYVGENVKVMDGPFNGFSGVIEEVNEEKKKLKVMVKIFGRRTPLELNYMQVEKE; translated from the coding sequence ATGAGTGAAAATTTAAAATGGTACGTGGTTAGGGCCATTAGCGGGAAAGAAAAGAAAGTTAAACAATATTTAGATGCCGAAATTAATCGTTTGGGCCTTTCGCATTTAGTACCACAGGTATTAATACCTACCGAAAAGTACTACCAGATGCGTGATGGTAAAAAGATTGCAAAAGAGCGCAACTTTTTTCCTGGCTATGTATTAATGGAAGCTGCGTTAGATGGTGAGCTTGAGCACATCATTAAAAATATAAACAGCGTTATTGGTTTCCTGGGTGATAAAGCCGGAAATGCAATACCACTTCGCCAGGCCGAAGTTAACCGTATTTTAGGTAAGGTTGACGAGATGACCTCACAAGGCGAAACCATGAATGTACCATATTACGTTGGCGAAAACGTTAAGGTAATGGATGGTCCATTCAATGGCTTTAGCGGTGTGATTGAAGAGGTGAACGAAGAGAAAAAGAAATTGAAAGTAATGGTAAAGATATTCGGCCGCCGTACGCCGCTCGAATTGAATTACATGCAGGTAGAGAAAGAGTAG
- the secE gene encoding preprotein translocase subunit SecE, with protein MANNVAEYIKGSYIELTEKVTWPTFRELQNSAVLVLVAAIIIALVVFGMDQIIGYLIKQFYSSLT; from the coding sequence ATGGCTAACAACGTAGCTGAGTATATTAAAGGATCTTACATTGAGTTAACTGAAAAGGTAACCTGGCCAACTTTCCGCGAATTGCAGAACAGCGCAGTTTTAGTATTGGTTGCGGCTATTATTATCGCTCTTGTAGTTTTTGGTATGGACCAGATAATCGGTTATTTAATCAAACAATTTTATAGTTCACTTACTTAA
- the rpsU gene encoding 30S ribosomal protein S21 — MIIVNIKDGESLDKALKRFKKKFEKTGVLRELRSRQAFEKKSVSRRHEIKHAIYKQNMNLDQA; from the coding sequence ATGATTATAGTAAATATTAAAGACGGCGAATCGTTAGACAAAGCGTTAAAACGTTTCAAAAAGAAATTCGAGAAAACTGGTGTATTGCGCGAACTACGCAGTCGTCAAGCATTCGAGAAAAAATCTGTTTCCCGCAGACACGAGATCAAACATGCGATCTACAAACAAAATATGAATTTAGACCAAGCGTAA